TAAACTTGTGCAGAATGAAGATTATGAGAATCTAACTCACTACCGTAGTACAAATCCTTAACCAATTGAAAGTGATTTAATTTGATGGGGTGATGTTGAGCTGATGAAACTGGATATGGATCATGAACTTATAAGAGTCTACTTGACAAGATATTTGGTCGAGTGTGTCACCATCCTTGGTTACAAAGGGGAAGGAGGAGGAAGTAAAAATGCTGGGGGATTTGCATTGCAGCTGTTGGAGCTGGTTGAGTTCCTAAATATCAATACTGATCctattcaccaaaaaaaaaaaaaactaataataataatagaataaaataaaaaagaggagAAATCAAGATAATATACTATTTTCAATGCGTGCTATGCATTTCATCATGCTCCACTCTCCATGTCCGCTTGTACCAAAGCCAATTTGGAAGACAAATACCCTTGATATATACATAGAAGTTCTCTCCTCCAGCCCTCCTCTTCTCCCTCCCTGGACAGAATAATGACAATCTCTAATCAATTGTACCATGGCTCGCTCCTAATTTCTGTCATGTAAAGTTGAAGgaatttttcttctctctccttCACCCTTGATCCCTTACTATATAGCTTACCCTAGTTTGCTTGGAGACTAACAGCAGTTTACACGTACACAATCTTCACAATTTTCACTAATATCCAAGCAACCATATTTAGATGCTGCTTATTAACTATTGCTTAGTTCAAAAATAAAAGGTATTTTCACATCAATTTAAAGTACAAAAGGAGCTTGAACAAAGCATTGTATAAGAGTATTTTAAGTGCTGAATCCTGTGAACTGCAACTGCCGAGGAATTTATCCTAATGCATATGAATTGTAAAAACTTATCCAAGAAGAAAAATCCTAACACAGAGATGACCCAAATACGAACTATGCTCATAAGATtgttattaaatcaaataacgCCACTATATGCAGGGGATCTCATCAATCCTTGAGTTTGCATTGCTTTCCTAACTAAAAATGCATCACCCCACCTCCCTGCATCAGCATAGATGTTAGACAGGAGAACCCTGCTTGGACCATGAGAAGGCTCCAATCTTGCCAAATTCTCGGCAGCCCTTTCTCCTACTTCCATATCACCGTGTGTTCTACATGCTGCCAGTAGTGTTCCCCATATCACAACATCTGCCTTCATTGGCATCCTTCTTATTAATTCTTCTGCTTCTTTAAGTCTTCCTGCCCTACCTAGAAGATCCACCATGCAACCATAGTGCTTGACAGTAGGCTCTAGATTGTATACACTCTTCATGCTCTTAAAATGTTGATCTCCAACTTCCACCAACCCTGCGTGGCAGCATGCACTCAAGACTCCAATAAATGTAATAGGATTCAGTTTGATTTTACGCCCCTGCAAGTCAGCAAAAATTCTTAGAGCCAGTTCAGCATGTCCATGCATGGCTGAGCCACATATCATAGCATTCCATGGTGAAACATCAGATGCCTTATCTTTCATTTGTCGGAACACTTCTAAAGCACTGCTCATGCTACCACATTTGGCATACATATCAATAACTGCTGCACTAAGATTGTCATTAAGAGGGATGGAGTTGTCGCATATGTATTCATGAGCCCATCTTCCTTCATTTAACCTACCCAATGTAGCAATTGCAGATAGGACACTAACCATTGTAATTTCATTTGGTTTAACTCCTCCAGCTACCATCGCATGGAAAAGCTCCAAAGCTATCCCAGGCTGTTCATTTTGCGAATAACCAGAAATCATTGAGCTCCATGAGAAAACATCTCTCTCTGGCATCTCATCAAACAAAACCCTAGCTTCATCAATCCTTCCGTTTCTAATCAGTCCTGAGATGAGGGCATTCCAGTTTGCAATATGGTGTTTGCTTCCTAGTTTGAACTGCAACCAAGCAAGACCAACCTCCTCACAAGCAGCATAAAAATGAATAATTGTTGCCTGTATAAAATCGTAACAATCAAAGCCCTTCTTCATGGTTACAG
This region of Coffea arabica cultivar ET-39 chromosome 3c, Coffea Arabica ET-39 HiFi, whole genome shotgun sequence genomic DNA includes:
- the LOC113738196 gene encoding pentatricopeptide repeat-containing protein At5g19020, mitochondrial-like; this translates as MNFALRPKSPLHFSTLFSLLTYQSPRCLSSVTPLNQPPHPTEENLKGLRSSKPNYELLIISALKDYSSMLLIPKGQGIHGHIAKLGLDCNIFIRNSLISFYSKCGLISSAKRIFDDCEKLDAVSCNIMLSGYVKLRYMNDARELFDKMPGKNCVSFTTMIMGLAQNGSSSEAIKVFQEMMMSGVLPNEVTMASVITAFLHVAGGGFEKGRPLHGLVMKLGLVGFVIVSTNLVHMYCLRSHLRDASRLFDEMPEKNVVSWNVMLNGYAKAGLVDLAREFFERIDDKDVVSWGTIIDGYVQVGRLTEALTLYREMVCTGLGPNEVMIVDIISACGQSAAVKDGLQFHAVTMKKGFDCYDFIQATIIHFYAACEEVGLAWLQFKLGSKHHIANWNALISGLIRNGRIDEARVLFDEMPERDVFSWSSMISGYSQNEQPGIALELFHAMVAGGVKPNEITMVSVLSAIATLGRLNEGRWAHEYICDNSIPLNDNLSAAVIDMYAKCGSMSSALEVFRQMKDKASDVSPWNAMICGSAMHGHAELALRIFADLQGRKIKLNPITFIGVLSACCHAGLVEVGDQHFKSMKSVYNLEPTVKHYGCMVDLLGRAGRLKEAEELIRRMPMKADVVIWGTLLAACRTHGDMEVGERAAENLARLEPSHGPSRVLLSNIYADAGRWGDAFLVRKAMQTQGLMRSPAYSGVI